One region of Miscanthus floridulus cultivar M001 chromosome 19, ASM1932011v1, whole genome shotgun sequence genomic DNA includes:
- the LOC136528285 gene encoding uncharacterized protein, translating to MMTASCYFCRSVVRAPLLKSRSAVRCQSAAPPGASGAKLVLEVKERLARENPGLPTGRNGRDDDDMVLWFLKDRKFSVDEAVSKLTKAIKWRQDFGVSELSEESVKGLYQTGKAYVHDSLDVYGRPVLVVVAAKHFPSTQDPVENQKLCAYLVEKAVSRLPSGAENILGIFDLRGFRVENGDLQFLKFLIDVFYYYYPKRLGQVLFVDAPFVFQPMWQVVKPLLKSYASLVRFCDAETVRKEYFKEETVPLDFRN from the exons ATGATGACTGCCTCTTGCTACTTCTGCCGCTCCGTCGTCCGAGCTCCTCTGCTCAAGTCCAGGAGCGCAGTGCGCTGCCAAAGCGCCGCCCCGCCAGGTGCCAGCGGTGCCAAG CTTGTCCTAGAGGTGAAAGAACGGCTAGCGAGGGAGAACCCAGGCCTCCCCACGGGCAGGAATGGGAGAGACGATGACGACATGGTCCTCTGGTTCTTGAAGGACCGCAAATTCTCCGTCGATGAAGCCGTCTCCAAGCTCACCAAGGCAATT AAATGGCGCCAGGATTTTGGTGTTTCAGAGTTATCAGAAGAATCAGTGAAAGGCCTCTACCAAACTGGCAAGGCATATGTACATGATTCTTTGGACGTTTACGGCAGACCTGTGCTAGTTGTAGTGGCAGCCAAACATTTCCCTTCG ACACAGGATCCAGTTGAAAACCAGAAGCTATGTGCCTATTTGGTTGAGAAGGCAGTAAGCAGACTTCCCTCAGGAGCAGAGAATATACTTGGAATCTTTGATCTGCGAGGCTTTCGTGTTGAAAATGGTGATCTCCAGTTCCTAAAGTTTTTG ATTGATGTTTTTTACTATTACTACCCGAAGCGGCTTGGCCAAGTTCTTTTTGTCGATGCTCCATTTGTTTTTCAACCAATGTGGCAGGTTGTCAAACCTCTGTTGAAATCTTATGCCTCCCTG GTAAGATTTTGCGATGCCGAGACTGTGAGGAAGGAATACTTCAAAGAAGAAACTGTGCCTCTTGATTTCCGCAATTAG